From Amycolatopsis sp. cg9, one genomic window encodes:
- a CDS encoding serine protease — translation MTRRLLGALLTAATATVLLGTTPASAAAANFAGTVALSNCSGSVVKPAATPDTAPALVMSNGHCLETGFPAPGQVITNRSSSRTFTLLNASGGNTATLRAKKIVYGTMTDTDVSLYQLTTTYAQIKSSYGISPLELSNAHPTAGAAIDVVSGYWKRIYSCNIDGFVYRLKEGSWTWKDSIRYTSACQTIGGTSGSPIVSGGKVVGVNNTGNEDGARCTDNNPCEVDQAGNVTVHYKTNYGQETYGIPACLTPANEIALTQAGCTLPRP, via the coding sequence ATGACCCGACGCCTCCTGGGCGCCCTGCTCACCGCCGCGACCGCCACAGTATTACTGGGGACCACTCCGGCGAGCGCGGCCGCGGCGAACTTCGCCGGCACGGTAGCCCTCTCCAACTGCTCGGGTTCGGTGGTCAAGCCGGCGGCGACGCCGGACACCGCCCCCGCGCTCGTCATGTCCAACGGCCACTGCCTCGAGACCGGCTTCCCGGCACCCGGGCAGGTCATCACCAACCGCTCGTCCAGCCGGACCTTCACGCTGCTCAACGCCAGCGGCGGCAACACCGCGACGCTCCGCGCCAAGAAGATCGTCTACGGCACGATGACCGACACCGACGTGTCGCTCTACCAGCTCACCACCACCTACGCGCAGATCAAGTCGAGCTACGGGATCTCGCCGCTGGAGCTGTCCAACGCGCACCCGACGGCCGGCGCCGCGATCGACGTCGTGTCCGGCTACTGGAAGCGGATCTACTCCTGCAACATCGACGGCTTCGTGTACCGGCTGAAGGAGGGCAGCTGGACCTGGAAGGACTCGATCCGCTACACGTCCGCCTGCCAGACCATCGGCGGCACGTCGGGCTCGCCGATCGTCTCCGGCGGCAAGGTCGTCGGCGTGAACAACACCGGCAACGAAGACGGCGCGCGCTGCACGGACAACAACCCGTGCGAGGTCGACCAGGCCGGGAACGTCACGGTGCACTACAAGACGAACTACGGCCAGGAGACCTACGGCATCCCCGCCTGCCTCACGCCGGCGAACGAAATCGCGCTCACCCAGGCCGGCTGCACGCTGCCCCGGCCCTGA
- a CDS encoding sodium-translocating pyrophosphatase, with protein sequence MSRQFLAEGGNLPFSGGDYTIVGVVAVVALAALVIGYVLLKEVLAAGQGTAKMQDIAKAVQEGAAAYLKRQRNTLAIFGVVVFLLLFVLPADDWSERIGRSIFFLVGAGFSFTIGYLGMWLATQANLRVAAASREEGGREKAMRVAFRTGGVVGMITVGLGLFGAAIVVLVYTGQAPKVLEGFGFGAALIAMFMRVGGGIFTKAADVGADLVGKVEQGIPEDDPRNAATIADNVGDNVGDCAGMAADLFESYAVMLVAALILGSTAFGVHGLLFPLIVPAIGVITAVIGVYITKARAGEGGLVTINRSFYISAVISAVLSAIAAFTYLPSSFSGFGGAFAGTSGNPAVIATVAVIIGIVLAAVILKLTGYYTGTEYKPVKDVGQTSETGAATVILSGISIGFESAVYTALVIGAAVFGAYLLGGTVALFAVALAGTGLLTTVGVIVAMDTFGPVSDNAQGIAEMSGDVDEKAAQILTELDAVGNTTKAITKGIAIATAVLAATALFGSYSDAIAKAKGAVGEVIGDIVSPPTLVGVIIGAAVVFMFSGLAVNAVSRAAGAVVYEVRRQFRDIPGIMEGTTRPEYGKVVDIVTRDSLRELTTPGLLAVMAPIAVGFGLGTSALAGYLAGAIACGTLMAIFLANSGGAWDNAKKLVEDGNHGGKGSDAHEATIIGDTVGDPFKDTAGPAINPLIKVMNLVSVLIAPAIVQLTFGDSANTAVRIIISLVAVAVIVVAIVVSKRRGTVLSDTPTEIKA encoded by the coding sequence ATGTCACGGCAATTCCTCGCGGAGGGCGGAAACCTTCCGTTCTCCGGAGGTGACTACACGATTGTCGGTGTAGTCGCCGTGGTCGCGCTTGCCGCACTCGTCATCGGCTACGTCCTGCTCAAGGAGGTGCTGGCCGCAGGCCAGGGCACCGCCAAGATGCAGGACATCGCCAAGGCGGTGCAAGAAGGCGCGGCTGCATACCTGAAGCGGCAGCGGAACACCCTCGCCATCTTCGGCGTGGTCGTGTTCCTCCTGCTCTTCGTGCTCCCCGCCGACGACTGGAGCGAGAGGATCGGCCGTTCGATCTTCTTCCTGGTCGGCGCGGGCTTCTCGTTCACGATCGGCTACCTCGGCATGTGGCTGGCCACGCAGGCCAACCTCCGGGTCGCCGCCGCCTCGCGTGAGGAAGGCGGCCGCGAGAAGGCGATGCGCGTCGCGTTCCGCACCGGTGGCGTCGTCGGCATGATCACCGTCGGCCTGGGCCTGTTCGGTGCCGCGATCGTCGTGCTGGTCTACACCGGCCAGGCGCCCAAGGTGCTCGAGGGTTTCGGCTTCGGCGCCGCGCTGATCGCGATGTTCATGCGTGTCGGCGGCGGCATCTTCACCAAGGCCGCCGACGTCGGCGCGGACCTGGTCGGCAAGGTCGAGCAGGGCATCCCGGAGGACGACCCCCGCAACGCCGCGACCATCGCGGACAACGTGGGCGACAACGTCGGTGACTGCGCCGGCATGGCCGCGGACCTCTTCGAGTCCTACGCCGTCATGCTGGTCGCCGCGCTGATCCTGGGCAGCACCGCCTTCGGCGTGCACGGCCTGCTCTTCCCGCTGATCGTGCCGGCCATCGGTGTCATCACCGCCGTCATCGGTGTCTACATCACCAAGGCGCGCGCCGGCGAAGGCGGCCTGGTCACGATCAACCGCTCCTTCTACATCTCCGCGGTCATCTCCGCCGTCCTGTCGGCGATCGCGGCGTTCACGTACCTGCCGAGCAGCTTCTCCGGCTTCGGTGGCGCGTTCGCCGGCACTTCGGGCAACCCGGCGGTCATCGCGACCGTCGCGGTGATCATCGGCATCGTGCTGGCGGCGGTCATCCTGAAGCTGACCGGTTACTACACGGGCACCGAGTACAAGCCGGTCAAGGACGTCGGCCAGACGTCGGAAACCGGTGCGGCGACGGTGATCCTGTCCGGCATCTCGATCGGCTTCGAGTCCGCCGTGTACACCGCGCTCGTCATCGGTGCGGCCGTCTTCGGCGCCTACCTGCTGGGTGGCACCGTCGCGCTATTCGCCGTGGCACTGGCCGGCACCGGTCTGCTGACCACCGTGGGCGTCATCGTCGCGATGGACACCTTCGGCCCGGTTTCGGACAACGCGCAGGGCATCGCCGAGATGTCGGGCGACGTCGACGAGAAGGCCGCGCAGATCCTCACCGAGCTCGACGCGGTCGGCAACACCACCAAGGCCATCACCAAGGGCATCGCGATCGCCACGGCGGTCCTCGCCGCGACGGCGCTGTTCGGTTCGTACTCCGACGCGATCGCGAAGGCGAAGGGCGCGGTCGGGGAGGTCATCGGCGACATCGTCAGCCCGCCCACGCTCGTCGGCGTGATCATCGGTGCGGCCGTCGTGTTCATGTTCTCCGGTCTCGCGGTCAACGCGGTCTCCCGGGCCGCCGGCGCGGTCGTCTACGAAGTGCGCCGCCAGTTCCGCGACATCCCGGGCATCATGGAGGGCACCACCCGCCCCGAGTACGGCAAGGTCGTCGACATCGTCACGCGCGATTCGCTGCGCGAGCTGACGACGCCGGGTCTGCTGGCGGTCATGGCGCCGATCGCGGTCGGTTTCGGGCTGGGCACCAGCGCGCTCGCCGGCTACCTGGCCGGCGCGATCGCCTGCGGCACCCTGATGGCGATCTTCCTCGCCAACTCCGGTGGCGCGTGGGACAACGCGAAGAAGTTGGTGGAAGACGGCAACCACGGCGGCAAGGGTTCGGACGCGCACGAGGCCACCATCATCGGTGACACCGTGGGCGACCCGTTCAAGGACACCGCCGGACCGGCGATCAACCCGCTGATCAAGGTGATGAACCTGGTCTCCGTGCTGATCGCGCCCGCCATCGTGCAGCTCACGTTCGGTGACAGCGCCAACACCGCGGTCCGCATCATCATCTCGCTGGTCGCGGTCGCCGTCATCGTGGTGGCGATCGTGGTCTCGAAGCGCCGGGGAACGGTTCTTTCCGACACCCCGACGGAGATCAAGGCCTGA
- a CDS encoding DEAD/DEAH box helicase produces the protein MTAGTPSRENPVTHVADLPGRAAGYAEWPTWADPAVVAALRDCGVSAPWAHQAEAASHAYEGRHVVISTGTASGKSLAYQLPVLSRLAAGEKANALYLSPTKALGADQLRSVSSLDVPGVRAASFDGDTPMAERDWVRAHANWVFTNPDMLHRGILSAHGRWATFFRRLSCVVVDECHSYRGVFGSHVALLLRRLRRVAEHYGASPVFVLASATTASPASFASRLTGVPCVAVTDDASPRGARTVVLWEPPLLEELTGENGAPVRRSAGAETSRILADLVLEGARSLAFIRSRRGAELAALGARRILSEVDPVLAETVAAYRSGYLPEERRALEAALLSGRLLGVATTNALELGVDIAGLDAVVLAGYPGTLASFWQQAGRAGRSGDSALVVFVARDDPLDTYLVHHPAALLERPVETAVLDPANPYVLAPQLACAVAELPLTLSELEVFGGPAALEVLAELAEQKLLRRRSSGWYWTSRDRPHAEVGIRGTGGEQIAVVESDSGRMLGTVDPGSACFAVHPGAVYLHQGSSYVVDELDLETGLALVHAENPDWTTTPREIVDISVLSTQEKQDFGGVSVCLGEVAVTSQVVGYLRRRPSGEVLDHTPLDLPEQSLRTRAVWYTVSAELLGGSSADGVAGTGGHRVGTESAGPVGTGEETLASGRGPAREGGRTPGGAGLVPARVPGALHAAEHAAIGLLPLFATCDRWDIGGVSTAWHDDTGEATVFVHDGHPGGAGFAERGYAAIVPWLAATREAIVSCECPTGCPSCVQSPKCGNGNDPLDKAGAVAVLETVLGALRQHGS, from the coding sequence GTGACCGCCGGCACCCCTTCGCGCGAGAACCCGGTCACGCACGTAGCGGACCTCCCGGGGCGCGCGGCGGGTTACGCAGAGTGGCCGACGTGGGCGGATCCGGCGGTCGTCGCTGCGCTGCGTGACTGCGGCGTTTCGGCTCCTTGGGCACACCAGGCCGAAGCGGCTTCGCACGCGTACGAGGGCCGGCACGTCGTGATTTCGACCGGTACGGCGTCGGGCAAGTCGCTGGCGTACCAGCTGCCGGTGCTGTCGCGGCTGGCCGCGGGCGAGAAGGCGAACGCGCTGTACCTGTCCCCGACCAAGGCGCTGGGCGCGGACCAGCTGCGGTCGGTGTCCTCTTTGGACGTCCCGGGCGTGCGGGCGGCGTCGTTCGACGGGGACACCCCGATGGCGGAGCGCGACTGGGTGCGCGCGCACGCGAACTGGGTGTTCACCAACCCGGACATGCTGCACCGCGGCATCCTCTCCGCGCACGGGCGGTGGGCGACCTTCTTCCGGCGGCTCAGCTGCGTCGTGGTCGACGAGTGCCACAGCTACCGCGGCGTCTTCGGCTCGCACGTCGCCTTGTTGCTCCGCCGGCTGCGGCGGGTGGCCGAGCACTACGGCGCTTCGCCGGTGTTCGTGCTCGCTTCGGCGACAACGGCTTCGCCTGCTTCGTTCGCTTCGCGGTTGACGGGGGTGCCGTGCGTCGCCGTGACGGACGACGCCTCTCCGCGCGGAGCCCGCACGGTCGTGCTGTGGGAGCCGCCGCTGCTGGAGGAGCTGACCGGGGAGAACGGCGCGCCGGTCCGGCGGTCGGCGGGTGCCGAGACGTCACGGATCCTCGCCGACCTCGTCCTCGAAGGGGCGCGGTCGCTGGCGTTCATCCGGTCGCGGCGCGGTGCGGAACTGGCCGCGCTGGGCGCGCGTCGCATACTGTCCGAAGTGGACCCGGTACTGGCGGAAACCGTTGCGGCGTACCGGTCCGGCTACCTTCCCGAGGAGCGTCGCGCCCTCGAGGCGGCGTTGTTGTCGGGGCGGCTGCTGGGCGTCGCGACGACGAACGCGTTGGAGCTGGGCGTCGACATCGCGGGGCTGGACGCGGTCGTGCTGGCCGGCTACCCGGGCACGCTCGCTTCGTTCTGGCAGCAGGCCGGGCGCGCGGGCCGCTCCGGTGATTCCGCGCTGGTGGTGTTCGTCGCGCGGGACGACCCGCTCGACACCTACCTGGTGCACCACCCGGCGGCGCTGCTCGAGCGGCCGGTGGAGACGGCGGTGCTCGACCCCGCGAACCCGTACGTGCTGGCGCCGCAGCTCGCGTGCGCCGTGGCCGAGTTGCCGCTGACGCTTTCCGAGCTGGAGGTGTTCGGCGGCCCGGCGGCGCTGGAGGTGCTGGCCGAACTGGCGGAGCAGAAGCTGCTGCGGCGGCGGTCGAGCGGCTGGTACTGGACTTCGCGGGACCGGCCGCACGCCGAGGTCGGGATCCGCGGGACGGGCGGCGAGCAGATCGCGGTCGTCGAATCGGACTCCGGCCGGATGCTGGGGACGGTCGACCCGGGCTCGGCGTGCTTCGCCGTCCACCCCGGCGCGGTGTACCTGCACCAGGGGTCGTCGTACGTCGTCGACGAGCTGGACCTGGAGACCGGGCTGGCGCTGGTGCACGCGGAAAACCCGGACTGGACGACGACACCGCGCGAGATCGTGGACATTTCGGTGCTGAGCACCCAGGAGAAGCAGGACTTCGGCGGGGTGAGCGTCTGCCTCGGGGAGGTGGCCGTGACGTCGCAGGTCGTCGGGTACCTGCGACGCCGGCCGTCCGGGGAGGTACTGGACCACACGCCGCTCGACCTGCCGGAGCAGAGCCTGCGGACACGGGCGGTCTGGTACACGGTTTCCGCCGAGTTGCTCGGCGGCTCTTCGGCCGATGGCGTGGCGGGGACCGGGGGCCATCGGGTGGGGACCGAATCTGCGGGGCCGGTGGGGACCGGGGAGGAGACCCTGGCGAGCGGTCGGGGGCCCGCTCGCGAGGGTGGCAGGACACCGGGGGGTGCCGGATTGGTTCCGGCACGGGTCCCCGGTGCCCTGCATGCCGCCGAGCACGCGGCGATCGGCCTGCTACCGCTGTTCGCTACGTGCGACCGGTGGGACATCGGCGGGGTGAGTACCGCGTGGCACGACGACACCGGGGAGGCGACGGTGTTCGTGCATGACGGCCATCCCGGGGGTGCGGGATTCGCCGAACGCGGTTATGCCGCGATTGTCCCGTGGCTGGCCGCAACGCGGGAGGCGATCGTCTCCTGCGAGTGCCCGACGGGATGCCCGTCCTGCGTCCAGTCGCCGAAGTGCGGGAACGGCAACGATCCGCTGGACAAGGCGGGTGCGGTGGCCGTTCTGGAAACCGTGCTCGGGGCGTTGCGTCAACACGGGAGCTAG
- a CDS encoding bifunctional DNA primase/polymerase codes for MLDANWPDSWRGAFRIELRAEAIGLAWRGWPVLPGVNPAPLAGGDDLTWRRPVPASEAWREQIGTHAHEVATWFSDRTHSLLVATGTVLDAIEVDDELGKRACRLLRALGHPAPIIALPNGRWLFLTTVADHVPAELASRAGIQWHGKDSYIPLPPSPFQHGVVHWRVKPEVCGWQLPDAAEVHDVLVRALAGAEAAQLVQTTAA; via the coding sequence ATGTTGGACGCGAATTGGCCGGACAGCTGGCGAGGTGCCTTCCGCATCGAACTGCGGGCGGAGGCGATCGGACTCGCCTGGCGTGGCTGGCCGGTGCTCCCGGGCGTCAACCCCGCTCCGCTCGCCGGCGGCGACGACCTCACCTGGCGCCGTCCGGTGCCGGCGAGTGAAGCCTGGCGCGAGCAGATCGGCACCCACGCCCATGAGGTCGCCACCTGGTTCTCCGACCGCACCCACAGCCTGCTCGTCGCGACCGGCACCGTCCTCGACGCCATCGAGGTCGACGACGAACTCGGCAAGCGTGCCTGCCGTCTCCTGCGCGCCCTCGGTCACCCCGCGCCGATCATCGCGCTGCCGAATGGCCGTTGGCTCTTCCTGACCACCGTCGCCGACCACGTGCCGGCCGAGCTGGCGTCCCGGGCCGGCATCCAGTGGCACGGCAAGGACAGCTACATCCCGCTACCGCCGTCGCCGTTCCAGCACGGGGTCGTGCACTGGCGCGTCAAGCCCGAGGTCTGCGGCTGGCAGCTGCCGGACGCCGCCGAGGTGCACGACGTTCTCGTCCGTGCGCTGGCCGGTGCCGAAGCCGCGCAGCTGGTTCAGACCACCGCGGCCTGA
- a CDS encoding Rv3654c family TadE-like protein encodes MADPRSDSGAATIWTALAVAALTSVTTLGIWLGAATIARHRAETAADLGALAAASHAAEGPTRACERARWVTDRMGVKLLTCRWQRLDALIEVESPTGGLAGFPGPSARARAGPTGQPP; translated from the coding sequence ATGGCTGACCCCCGGTCGGACAGCGGAGCGGCCACGATCTGGACAGCACTGGCCGTGGCCGCGCTGACGAGCGTGACCACCCTCGGCATCTGGCTGGGAGCAGCAACGATCGCCCGCCACCGAGCCGAGACGGCAGCCGACCTGGGAGCCCTGGCGGCGGCTTCCCACGCGGCGGAGGGGCCGACGCGGGCCTGCGAGCGCGCGAGGTGGGTCACCGACCGGATGGGAGTGAAGCTCCTGACGTGCCGATGGCAACGCCTCGACGCCCTGATCGAGGTCGAGTCCCCGACCGGCGGCCTCGCCGGCTTCCCCGGCCCGTCAGCTCGCGCCCGCGCCGGCCCCACCGGCCAGCCCCCGTGA
- a CDS encoding TadE family type IV pilus minor pilin → MTRRDEGAVTVEAALGLAGLTVTTVLLVAALTAFTSQLRCTDAAREAARLLSRGQPEQAAAAVHQIAPTGANLTIDQTGDAITVKVTAQPAGGLLPAVHLNATAYAVAEPGTRTEDG, encoded by the coding sequence ATGACCCGCCGCGACGAAGGCGCGGTGACGGTCGAAGCGGCCCTCGGCTTGGCCGGCCTGACGGTGACAACGGTGCTGCTGGTAGCGGCCCTGACGGCCTTTACGAGCCAGCTCCGCTGCACCGACGCGGCCCGCGAGGCAGCGAGGCTCCTCTCGAGAGGCCAACCTGAACAAGCAGCGGCGGCCGTCCACCAGATCGCCCCCACGGGCGCGAACCTCACCATCGACCAGACCGGCGATGCGATAACGGTGAAGGTGACAGCCCAACCAGCCGGCGGCCTCCTCCCGGCAGTCCACCTGAACGCGACGGCCTACGCGGTAGCCGAGCCGGGCACCAGGACCGAAGATGGCTGA
- a CDS encoding DUF4244 domain-containing protein — MRAFNRRPRSDDGSTTVEYAIVTVAVAAFAAVLYALLTGDSVVSWLTNLVMKALTVPS, encoded by the coding sequence ATGCGCGCGTTCAACCGCCGCCCCCGCTCGGACGACGGCTCCACGACCGTCGAATACGCGATCGTCACCGTGGCTGTCGCGGCGTTCGCCGCTGTCCTCTACGCACTGCTCACCGGGGACTCGGTGGTCTCGTGGCTGACGAACCTGGTCATGAAGGCGCTGACGGTGCCGTCATGA
- a CDS encoding type II secretion system F family protein — MNAAALVLVASALLIWPDDTAARRFDQPQLALARKWPRAIGPVATALGGLSTAVLVGGVAGGTLGATVTATGWWAIRRTRRPRAPTTDIATRLRLAGTLDLLAACLRAGLPVPSALDAVADTAPAEAGEALRSTAGLLTLGSRPEEAWEPVRTTPGLAELAGAATRTSRSGAAFATAAADLAVRFRDELAAEAEERAERAGVALALPVGVCFLPAFFCLGVLPVVLGLAGHLGPLF, encoded by the coding sequence ATGAACGCGGCCGCACTCGTACTCGTCGCCTCGGCCCTGCTCATCTGGCCGGACGACACCGCAGCACGACGCTTCGACCAACCGCAGCTCGCACTCGCCCGCAAATGGCCACGAGCGATAGGTCCGGTCGCGACGGCGTTGGGTGGCCTGTCGACGGCGGTGCTGGTCGGCGGAGTGGCCGGGGGGACGCTGGGCGCGACGGTGACCGCCACCGGCTGGTGGGCGATCCGCCGCACCCGCCGGCCACGCGCGCCGACGACGGACATCGCGACCAGGCTCCGGCTCGCGGGAACGCTCGACCTCCTGGCGGCCTGCCTGCGAGCCGGGCTACCGGTTCCTTCGGCGCTCGACGCCGTCGCCGACACCGCGCCTGCCGAAGCGGGCGAGGCACTGCGCTCGACCGCCGGCCTCTTGACCCTCGGTTCCCGCCCGGAAGAGGCGTGGGAACCGGTGCGCACCACCCCAGGCCTCGCCGAGCTGGCGGGCGCGGCCACCCGGACGTCCCGCTCGGGCGCGGCCTTCGCGACGGCGGCCGCCGACCTCGCCGTCCGGTTCCGCGACGAACTGGCCGCGGAAGCGGAGGAACGCGCCGAACGGGCCGGGGTGGCGCTCGCCCTGCCGGTGGGCGTGTGTTTCCTGCCCGCCTTCTTCTGCCTGGGCGTATTGCCGGTCGTCCTCGGCCTGGCCGGCCACCTCGGCCCGCTCTTCTGA
- a CDS encoding type II secretion system F family protein, with amino-acid sequence MITAWLPLCVGAALACWPAPPNRLQAAVEPPTPIRVPDVWRVVRWLLPTALAGLLAGVGGAIAAGLLTLAWRQEWRAHRRATAELAMAAHTATALRTMVAELRSGAHPVTAAEAAADVVPALANDLRALATAARLDSGLHAPALPELAATWTLGKRYGLPMADVLDAARRDAEAGLALARRMRAKLAGPRASAAVLTGLPALCLLLGQAMGAAPLSVLAGSTPGQLLLIAGSVLLWAGTAWCRALTGRARVR; translated from the coding sequence GTGATCACGGCGTGGCTCCCGCTGTGCGTCGGCGCGGCGCTGGCGTGCTGGCCGGCGCCGCCGAACCGGCTCCAGGCGGCGGTCGAGCCACCCACACCGATCCGCGTTCCCGACGTGTGGCGCGTCGTCCGGTGGCTGCTCCCCACTGCACTCGCCGGGCTGCTGGCCGGAGTAGGCGGCGCGATCGCCGCCGGCCTCCTGACGCTGGCGTGGCGCCAGGAGTGGCGTGCCCACCGGCGCGCCACCGCGGAGCTGGCGATGGCCGCGCACACCGCGACCGCGTTGCGGACGATGGTGGCCGAGCTGCGCTCCGGCGCCCACCCGGTCACCGCGGCGGAAGCGGCCGCGGACGTCGTCCCGGCGCTGGCGAACGACCTCCGCGCTTTGGCGACGGCGGCCCGCCTCGACAGCGGACTGCACGCACCGGCCCTGCCCGAACTGGCGGCGACCTGGACGCTCGGCAAGCGCTACGGCTTGCCGATGGCCGACGTCCTCGACGCGGCCCGCCGCGACGCCGAAGCGGGTCTGGCGCTCGCCCGCCGGATGCGCGCGAAGCTGGCCGGTCCCCGGGCGAGCGCGGCAGTGCTCACCGGCCTCCCGGCGCTGTGCCTGCTCCTCGGGCAGGCCATGGGCGCGGCCCCACTGTCCGTGCTGGCCGGGAGCACCCCGGGTCAGCTGCTGCTGATCGCCGGCAGCGTCCTGCTCTGGGCGGGAACGGCGTGGTGCCGCGCACTGACCGGACGGGCGCGCGTCCGATGA
- a CDS encoding TadA family conjugal transfer-associated ATPase yields MTTDFVDRVRNRLAGDRRQADPVAVATAVRAEAGGALGHDAVLVAARQARDEFIGAGPLAPLLEDPATTDVLVTGPGEVWTDGPGGLTRTTVRFTDEEAVRRLAQRLALAAGRRLDDAQPYVDGWLPGSGPHGRIRVHAVLPPIAAAGTCLSLRVLRPATHDLAALRTLGAFDAEGAKLLQTVVTRRMAFLVTGGTGAGKTTLLAALLGAVDPNERIVCVEDAGELQPAHPQFVSLVARPANVEGAGAVGLPELVRQALRMRPDRLVVGEVRGAEVGALLTALNTGHDGGACTVHANSPAEVPARIEALAALGGLGRDAVHSQLVAAIRVVLHMRREEGGRRRLAEVGVLRTEHGRARVVPVWRAGRWTIDRHLFATSGAIAC; encoded by the coding sequence ATGACGACCGACTTCGTGGACCGCGTCCGCAACCGCCTCGCCGGCGACCGCCGTCAGGCCGACCCGGTCGCCGTCGCCACCGCCGTCCGCGCCGAGGCAGGCGGCGCCCTCGGTCACGACGCCGTCCTCGTCGCGGCCCGCCAAGCCCGCGACGAGTTCATCGGCGCCGGCCCGCTGGCCCCGCTCCTCGAGGACCCGGCGACCACCGACGTGCTCGTGACCGGCCCGGGCGAGGTCTGGACGGACGGCCCCGGCGGCCTCACTCGCACCACCGTCCGCTTCACCGACGAGGAAGCCGTCCGCAGGCTGGCCCAGCGCCTCGCCCTCGCCGCGGGCCGCCGCCTCGACGACGCCCAGCCCTATGTGGACGGCTGGCTCCCCGGCTCCGGTCCGCACGGCCGGATCCGCGTGCACGCCGTCCTCCCGCCCATCGCGGCGGCGGGCACCTGCCTGTCCCTCCGCGTCCTCCGCCCGGCAACGCACGACCTCGCGGCGCTCCGCACCCTCGGCGCGTTCGACGCGGAGGGCGCGAAGCTGCTGCAGACCGTCGTCACGCGGCGGATGGCGTTCCTCGTCACCGGCGGGACGGGCGCGGGCAAGACCACGCTCCTCGCCGCCCTGCTCGGCGCGGTCGACCCGAACGAGCGGATCGTCTGCGTCGAGGACGCCGGCGAGCTGCAGCCCGCGCACCCGCAGTTCGTCAGCCTGGTCGCTCGTCCGGCCAATGTGGAGGGTGCGGGCGCGGTCGGCCTGCCCGAGCTGGTGCGCCAGGCGCTGCGCATGCGCCCCGACCGGCTGGTCGTCGGCGAGGTGCGCGGCGCCGAGGTCGGCGCGTTGCTCACCGCGTTGAACACGGGCCACGACGGCGGCGCCTGCACGGTCCACGCGAACTCCCCGGCGGAGGTGCCCGCCCGCATCGAGGCACTGGCCGCACTGGGCGGCCTCGGCCGCGACGCCGTGCACAGCCAGCTGGTCGCGGCGATCCGCGTGGTCCTGCACATGCGACGCGAGGAGGGCGGCCGCCGTCGCCTCGCCGAGGTGGGCGTCCTCCGCACCGAACACGGCCGGGCCCGGGTGGTGCCGGTGTGGCGCGCGGGCCGCTGGACGATCGACCGCCACCTGTTCGCGACTTCGGGGGCGATCGCGTGCTGA